The following are from one region of the Novosphingobium humi genome:
- a CDS encoding ArdC family protein yields MASTQTVSIYDTITSQIIAMLEAGAGECKLPWHRSGAPLYRPMNAATKKPYRGVSVIALWASAEAQHYGHGLWATYRQWQSLGAQVRKGEKAAPIVFYKVLDKAEDEQAEEREGAGRIFAQASHVFNVAQVEGYEMPYVTATEDFDPIPGADAFVAVTGAAIRIQGESAHYTPITDTITMPEKRLFFATESGNAGQNWYATLLHELVHWSGAEHRLARTFGKRFGDEAYAMEELVAELGAAFLCADLGLSSSPRPDHASYLASWLKVLKADSRAIFTAASEAAKAAEWLAGV; encoded by the coding sequence ATGGCCAGCACCCAGACCGTCAGCATTTATGACACCATCACCAGCCAGATCATCGCCATGCTCGAAGCAGGCGCAGGCGAATGCAAGCTGCCCTGGCACCGCAGCGGCGCCCCGCTCTATCGCCCGATGAACGCGGCCACCAAGAAGCCCTATCGCGGCGTCAGTGTCATCGCCCTCTGGGCCAGCGCCGAAGCGCAGCACTACGGGCATGGCCTCTGGGCCACCTATCGCCAGTGGCAGTCGCTTGGTGCCCAAGTCCGCAAGGGTGAGAAGGCCGCGCCAATCGTGTTTTACAAGGTTCTGGACAAAGCCGAGGACGAGCAGGCCGAAGAACGCGAGGGCGCAGGCCGCATCTTTGCCCAGGCCTCACATGTGTTCAACGTCGCCCAGGTCGAGGGTTACGAAATGCCCTACGTCACTGCCACCGAGGATTTCGATCCAATCCCCGGCGCCGATGCCTTCGTTGCAGTAACCGGTGCCGCCATCCGCATCCAGGGTGAGAGCGCGCATTACACGCCCATCACCGACACCATCACCATGCCGGAAAAGCGCCTGTTCTTTGCGACCGAATCCGGCAACGCTGGCCAGAACTGGTATGCGACCTTGCTCCACGAACTGGTCCATTGGTCCGGCGCCGAGCACCGCCTGGCGCGCACCTTTGGCAAGCGATTTGGCGATGAAGCCTATGCGATGGAAGAGCTGGTCGCCGAACTTGGCGCGGCCTTCCTCTGCGCCGACCTTGGCCTGTCCTCCAGCCCGCGCCCCGATCATGCCAGCTACCTCGCATCCTGGCTCAAGGTGCTCAAAGCCGACAGCCGCGCTATC